The following are from one region of the Etheostoma spectabile isolate EspeVRDwgs_2016 chromosome 15, UIUC_Espe_1.0, whole genome shotgun sequence genome:
- the pctp gene encoding phosphatidylcholine transfer protein, whose amino-acid sequence MSLQFTDEEFRDAWRELDEPQLEEGWTLFTETMGVKIYRLQDKETGLYEYKVFGVLSTCTAELCADVYMDLAYRKHWDTYVKELYEKDFNGQTAIYWEVKYPFPLSNRDYVYMRERRDFEVDGRKIWVILARSAPQTLCAEKSGVLRVKDYKQSVALESDGGSGTKVFMNYFDNPGGMIPTWLVNWAAKTGVPGFLTDMQKACSNYSNFCQKK is encoded by the exons ATGTCGCTGCAGTTTACAGATGAGGAGTTCAGGGACGCGTGGAGGGAGCTGGATGAGCCGCAGCTGGAGGAAGGATGGACGCTCTTCACCGAGACGATGGGAGTCAAAATCTACCGGCTTCAGGACAAG GAAACTGGACTTTATGagtacaaagtctttggtgtGCTCAGCACCTGCACTGCAGAGCTGTGTGCAGATGTCTACATGGACTTGGCCTATCGGAAACATTGGGATACATATgtgaaag AACTCTATGAGAAGGACTTCAATGGACAGACTGCAATCTACTGGGAAGTAAAGTACCCGTTTCCTCTGTCAAACAGAGAT TATGTGTACATGAGGGAGCGGCGGGACTTTGAAGTGGACGGCAGGAAGATCTGGGTTATCCTGGCCAGAAGTGCGCCACAGACACTGTGTGCAGAAAAGAGCGGCGTGCTGCGGGTCAAAGACTACAAACAGAGCGTCGCCTTGGAGAGCGATGGAGGCAGTGGAACCAAAG TTTTCATGAATTACTTTGACAACCCCGGTGGCATGATTCCTACCTGGCTGGTGAACTGGGCAGCAAAA ACTGGGGTTCCGGGTTTCTTAACAGACATGCAGAAGGcctgcagcaattacagcaacTTCTGCCAGAAGAAATGA
- the tmem100a gene encoding transmembrane protein 100: MPEEANEDSMRTPATPDKASSSERPAAATVNIPLVNEVQLTAATGGAELSCYRCTVPFGVVVLIAGIVVTAVAYSFNSHGSTISYFGLVLLSAGLVLLASSVVCWKMRLERKKERRRESQTALVANQRSIFT; this comes from the coding sequence ATGCCAGAAGAAGCtaatgaggacagcatgagaaCGCCAGCGACCCCGGACAAGGCCAGCAGTAGTGAACGCCCCGCGGCCGCCACGGTGAACATCCCCCTGGTCAATGAAGTCCAGCTGACGGCAGCCACTGGCGGGGCCGAGCTGTCCTGCTACCGCTGCACCGTCCCGTTTGGCGTGGTGGTCCTCATCGCCGGCATCGTGGTCACCGCCGTGGCTTACAGCTTCAACTCGCACGGCTCCACCATCTCGTACTTCGGCCTGGTGCTCCTCTCTGCTGGACTGGTGCTCTTAGCCTCCAGCGTCGTCTGCTGGAAGATGAGACTGGAGCGGAAGAAGGAGAGGCGACGGGAAAGCCAAACGGCCCTGGTTGCAAACCAGAGGAGTATTTTCACTTAA